The Mycolicibacterium duvalii DNA window GTTCTACGATTACGAGCGGGACTGGGACGGGGTCGCCGAGACCGCGACCTGGGCACAGCTGCACCGGCGATCGCAACAGCTGGCCTGCGAGATCGAGGCGTGCGCCTCGGCGGGGGACCGCGTGGTGATCCTCGCCCCGCAGAGCCTCGAGTACGTCGTCGCCTTCCTCGCGGCGCTGGAGGCGGGCGTCATCGCGGTGCCGCTGTCGGTTCCGTTGGCGGGTGTGCACGACGAACGGATCAGCGCCGTGCTGCGGGACGCCTCACCCACGGTGATCCTGACCACGGCCGCGGTCTCCGACACGGTCACGCCCTACCTGGTACCGGATGGCGGCGGCGCCGTCCCATCGGTCATCGAAGTGGACTCGCTCGATGTCGACGCGCACAGATCGGGTCGTCGTCGGCGCCGCAGAGGCACGGAGATCGCCTACCTGCAGTACACATCCGGATCGACGCGCACCCCTGCCGGTGTGGCGGTCACGCACAAGAATCTGGCGGCCAACTGGAAACAGATCATCGCGGGATATCTGCCCGATTACCGGATGCCCCGCTCGGCCGTGTCCTGGCTGCCCTTCTATCACGACATGGGATTGATGTTGGGCGTGTGTGCAGGCGTCCTGGGCGGTTGGCCCACCGCGATCCTGAGCCCGACCTCGTTTCTGGTGCGACCGGCCCGCTGGATTCAACTCCTGGCGCGCTATCCCCAGGTACTTTCCGCTGCGCCGAACTTCGCGTTCGAGCTCGCGGCCGCACGGACGACCGACGACGACCTGGCCGGTCTCGATCTCAGCGACGTGCTGTACATCCTCAGCGGCGCGGAACGGGTCAACGAGACGACTCTCGAGCGATTTTTGCGAAGGTTCGCGCGCGCCAACCTTCCCGCGTCGGTGCTGCGTCCCTCGTATGGTCTGGCGGAGGCGACGCTGTTCGTCGCGACCCACCCACCGGGCGGGCCGCCCGAGTTCGTCCACTTCGATCCGAGGAAGCTGGCGGCCGGGCATGCCGAGCGGTGCGCCGACGGTACCCCGCTGGTGAGCTACGGTGTGCCACAGTCGCCGACGGTGCGGATCGTCGACCCCGACACCGCAACCGAGCGCCCCGGGGGCGTGGTGGGTGAGATCTGGGTGCGGGGCGACAACGTCAGCCCCGGCTACTGGTGCCGACCCGCCGACACCGAGCAGACGTTCGGTGCGACCATCGCCGATCCGACGCCGGGGACGCCCGGACAGGGCTGGCTGCGCACGGGTGATCTCGGATTCCTCTCCGAGGGTGAGCTTTTCATCGTCGGTCGGATCAAGGACATCCTGATCGTCCGCGGGCGCAACCACTATCCCGACGATATCGAGTCGACGATCCAGGAGATCTCGCGCGGCCGGGCCGCCGCCATCGCCGTGATCGACGACATCACCGAGACACTGGCTGTGATCGTGGAAACCAAGAGGCGCGGGCAGTCCGACGGGGAGATCGCCGAACGTCTTCGTGACCTCCGGGAGGGGGTCGTCTCGGCGGTCTCGAATGCCCATGGGGTGCGCATCGAGGATGTCGTGCTGGTCGCACCGGGGTCGATACCGATCACCACCAGCGGCAAGGTGCGTCGGGCGGCGTGTGTCGAGCTCTACCGGACCGGCGGGTTCGCGCGGGTGGACTAAACGCCCAGTGCCCGCTTCAGATCGTCGGCGTACAGGCGCAGCGACGCGGTGCTGAGCATGTCGTGGTGGGTGCAGTCGACCGGATGCGCGGTGACCGCACCGGTGACATGCCGGCGCCATCTGCGCGCTTTGGTGTGCGCGGCGAGCCGTGCGTGAGTTCCCAGCAGCCGCATCATCATCGGGCGTCGCGCTCCCGACCTGGGCCGGGTGGCCGTGAAGACAACCATGTCTCCGTCGAACTCGCCGGGGACGTGGTAGCGGAGGTGACGTTGGTTGACGTTGACGCTGCGCACCATCAGCTCCAGCAGTTCTCGCGGCGGGAGGGGGAAGTCCACGCCGTTGTGGTGCCGGAGGAGCTGCTCGGCGCGGCCGTAATTCAGTGGACCCCGCGTCGGCGGAACCTCGACACGATTGGAGCGCAGGATGTGTTCGAGGACCTGGTCTTCGGTGAGCTCTCTTCCCGCGGCGATCAGGCCGACGCTGAACGCGGGATCCAGCAGCACCAGGCGTTGCACGTGGCAGCCGCGACCTCGCAGCACCGCGGCCAGTTCGTGGGCCACCACCCCGCCGAACGACCAGCCGAGCAGCTTGTAGGGCCCGCCGGGGTGGGTCGCCTGCAGCCGGTCCGCATAGTTGAGCGCCATGCGCCGGATCGAGAACGGTTCGGCTTCGCCGTTTTCCGGCACCTGGTTGATGCCGATGATCGGGCAGTCCAGGTACTGGCCGAGCGTGCGGTAGGACCAGCTGAGGCCGAGCCCGTCATGAATGCAGTACACCGGCACGCCGGCCCCCTGTCGGTAGACGTCGACGGGAACCACCTCGGTGCTGTGGTCGTCGCGGTCCAGCTGCTGGCACAGGCCTCGAACCGAGGGCGCATAGAACACGGTGCGCACCGCCAGCCGTGCGTTCAGTGCGGTGTTGATCGCTGCGACCGCGCGCATGGCGGACAGCGAGTCACCGCCCAAATCGAAGAACGAGTCGTCGACGCCGACCCGGTCCACGCCCAGCACCCGGGCGTAGATGCCGGCGATGATCTCCTCGGTCGGATTGGCGGGCGCCTCGAAGGCTGTCGCGGCGAAAACCGGAGTCGGCAACGCCTTTCGGTCCAGCTTGCCCGAGGAGGTCAACGGGAACTCGTCGAGCGCGACGATGTGCGCGGGGACCATGTAGTCGGGCAACCGCTCGCCCAGGCGCTGGCGCAGCGTGCTGATCGTCGTGTTGGTGTGCGGTCTGTTGGCGTGGCTACAGCGCGGACGCGCGCCTGCGGCCGGCCGGTAGACGTCGGTCAGTGCCGGGGCGGGCTCCGCGAGGAACACCGCATCGAGCGTTCCGGGCTCAGCACCCCACGTGACCGCGACGTGGTAGCCCGCCGCCGCGCCGGTGCGGTGCAGTTGTTCAGGGGTCGCGGTGTCGTCCGGCCAAGCGCCACCGCCGGTGTTCTGCACCGGCATCCCGGAGAACAGCGCCTGTTCCAGGCCGACGTCGTCCACCAGGCCGGTGCGCGGGATCGCGCAGACTCGCACTTCGGGCGGGCGCTCCGAGGCCAACCTCGTCTCGAGTCCTCGCACACCTCGGCAGGCAGACCACGACCACGTGGGGGCATCGGCCACCGACAGCACCGCCGTCGGCTGCTTGTGCAGCACGACGTCGTAGCGGTAGCGGGTGAGTTCGTTGTCGGCCCAGCCCCGTTTGGCGCGGATGTCGACCGCGAGAGGTAGCGGGTGGTCGTCCGCCCACATGGTGAAGAACTCGGGCGTGAGGAGGAGTTCGGCTTCACTCACCATCGCGCGGTGAACGCGCTCGCGAATCTCTGCGGTATCGGCCTCCGGTGTGCGGGCCCGCGCGACCGCGGTCTGGAACGCGCGCTGAAGGCGGTGGTTTCGGACGTCGCCGATGAACAGGGTGCCGCCCGGCGCCACCAGATCCATTGCCCTGTCCAGGACGTCGGTCAGGTACCCACGGTCGGGGAAGTACTGGACGATCGAGTTGAGGACGACGACGTCGTAGTAGCCCGGTGGCAGCCCATCGGTGACATGGGCGGGCTGGGTCAGCAGGCGCACCCGGTGCCGCCATGGGGGCAGCTCGCGCTCCAGCGAGCGGGCGACGCCGTGCATCGCCGCCGCGGACACGTCGGTGGCGACGTACTCTTCGCAGCGCGCTGCCACCTGTGAGAGCACCAGGCCGGATCCTGCCCCGATCTCCAGCACCCGCTGCGGCCCCAGAGCCAGGATCTGATCGGTTGTGGCCGAGCGCCATTCGCTCATCTCGGTGAGCGGAATCGGATCACCGGTGTAACTGCTGTTCCATCCGCGGAAGTCCGTCCCCAGTGGCGGCACCTCTGCGGCGTCGTAGAGATCGTCGTACATCTGCTGCCACTCCTCGACGATCCCGTGCCCGTGGTCGGGGGTGGTGCTGTCGCCGAGCGTGACATAGGCGACCAGGTGGCCGTCCGTTTCTCCGTTCTGCACGGTGACGACCGCCTGGGTGACCTCGGGGCAGGCCAGCAGGGCGTTCTCGACCTCGCCCAACTCGATCCGGTAGCCGCGGACCTTCACCTGTTCGTCGGCGCGCCCGACGTAGTGCAGCGTGCCATCCGGACTCCAGCTGACCAGGTCGCCGGTGCGGTACATCCGCTCGCCGGGACGCCCGAACGGGCAGGCGATGAACCGGCTCGCCGTCAGTCCCGAGCGGCGCCAATATCCGACACCCACACCGTGACCGGCGATGTAGAGGTCACCCACCACGCCCGCCGGCACCGGATGCAGGGTGGCGTCCAGGACGAAGAACGCGAGATTTGTCAGCGGGACGCCGACCGGGCTGGCGTTGCCGTCGACGTCGCGGCTGAGGATCTGCCCGAACGAGGCGTGCACCGTCGTCTCTGTGGTGCCGTACAGATTCATCATTCGCGGCATTCCGGGGTGATTCCGGAACCAGGTGCGCAGCCGCCGGGGCTCGAGGGGCTCGCCGGCGAACAGCACCGCTTCGAGTGTGAGCCGTTCTGCGAGTCCGGGTTGCAGCGCGTCGGCCGTCTGCAACGCATAGAACGCCGACGGTGTCCGGCTCAGAACGGTGACGCGCTCGCGGGCCAGCAGAGTGTGGAAGTCCTCCGGGGAGCGGGCCACGGACTCCGAGACCACCACCAGGCGGCCGCCCGTCAGCAGCGCACCCCATATCTCGCATACCGAGACGTCGAACGCCAGGGAGTGACATTGTGACCACACACCGCCGCGGAGGAAGTCGACGTCCAGCGATTGGAGCAGCTGTGTGACGTTGCGGTGAGTGATCGCAACACCTTTGGGGACGCCCGTGGTGCCCGAGGTGTAGATGAAGTAGGCGATGTCGTCGGCGGCGGGGTACGGGACAGGCGCAGACGGGAGGTCGGCGATGCGGGGGTCGGCCATGTCGATGACCGGAAAATCGAACCCGTCAAGCCGTGACCGAAGCGCTGCGGTGCTGACCGCGACGACGGGCGCGGCGTCGGCCATCATGAACCCGATGCGGGCGGTGGGCACCGACGGGTCGATCGGCAGGTACGCCGCGCCGGTCTTGAGGACGGCCAGGATGGCGACCACGGCATCGGCTGACCGGGTGAACAGCAGGGCGACGGCTCGGCCCGGTGCGGCGCCGCATTCGGACAGCAGGTGTGCCAGCCGATTCGAGGCCTCGTCCAGTTCGCGGTAGCTCACCGACGAGTCCTCGAACGTCACCGCCGTGGCGTGCGGGGTGCGGGACA harbors:
- a CDS encoding AMP-binding protein, whose protein sequence is MTESSLLIVLRERASLQPNHPAFTFYDYERDWDGVAETATWAQLHRRSQQLACEIEACASAGDRVVILAPQSLEYVVAFLAALEAGVIAVPLSVPLAGVHDERISAVLRDASPTVILTTAAVSDTVTPYLVPDGGGAVPSVIEVDSLDVDAHRSGRRRRRRGTEIAYLQYTSGSTRTPAGVAVTHKNLAANWKQIIAGYLPDYRMPRSAVSWLPFYHDMGLMLGVCAGVLGGWPTAILSPTSFLVRPARWIQLLARYPQVLSAAPNFAFELAAARTTDDDLAGLDLSDVLYILSGAERVNETTLERFLRRFARANLPASVLRPSYGLAEATLFVATHPPGGPPEFVHFDPRKLAAGHAERCADGTPLVSYGVPQSPTVRIVDPDTATERPGGVVGEIWVRGDNVSPGYWCRPADTEQTFGATIADPTPGTPGQGWLRTGDLGFLSEGELFIVGRIKDILIVRGRNHYPDDIESTIQEISRGRAAAIAVIDDITETLAVIVETKRRGQSDGEIAERLRDLREGVVSAVSNAHGVRIEDVVLVAPGSIPITTSGKVRRAACVELYRTGGFARVD